The segment GAAGAGGTCCGAGGTTCCAAGTTCTAAGTTCTGAGTGACCCACCGGCTGCACAGACCGGACGGCTGTGCGCACAAAACCCAGAACCTATAACCCAGAACCTCCTCGCCGCGGAGACCGTCCCCGGCAAGAAGCCCATCCTCTCTATACGAGAAGCTCGGCGATCTGGACTGCGTTCAGAGCAGCGCCCTTACGGAGATTGTCGCCGACCGTCCAGAGGTTGAGGCCACCAGTTCCATCGAGCGTTGGGCGGATCCGCCCTACCAGCACATCGTCGATCCCCGCCGCGTCGAGGGGCGTCGGAACCTTGTCCAGCCACACCTGAACGCCCGGCGCGGCGTTGATGATCTCAACGGCCTCCTCGGGCGCAACCGGACGATCGAACCACAAGGCGACGGAAGTGCCGTGACCGGTCATGACCGGCACCCGCACGCAAGTCGATTCGGCCTGGATTGAGGGCGCCTCGAGGATCTTGCGGGTCTCGTTGAGCAGTTTCAGTTCTTCATCCGTGTACCCGTGCGGATCCGCCTCACCGATGAGGGGAAGCACATTGAAGGCGATGGGCCGTGCGTAGACTTCGCCGCCTGGGTCGATCCATGTGCCGTCGTTCAGCGCTGCCTCGTCGTTCTGGAGCTGCCGGGTCTGACGTGAGAGCTCGTCGATTCCCGTCTTGCCAGAGCCGGATACGGCCTGATAGGAGGAGGCAACCAACCGCTTGAGACCGGCGGCACGGTGCAACGGAGCAACCCCCATCAGCATGGTCATGGTGGTGCAGTTGGGGTTGGCGATGATTCCCCGGTGATGGGAGGCGGCGTGGTCATTGACGCCTGCCACGACCAGCGGTACCTGCTCGTCCATCCGGAACGCCGAAGAATTGTCTATCACTACCGCCCCTGCCGTGGCGAAGGTTGGAGCAAACTGGCGCGACCGGCCCCCGCCTGCCGAGAACAAGGCGATATCGATGCCCGTCGGATCGGCCAGAGCGAGATCTTCAACCTCGACCTCGCCCCAAGCAGTTTCGATCTTCTGACCGGCAGAACGCGCCGACGCCAGCAGACGCAACTCCCCTACCGGGAAACTCCGCTCG is part of the Acidimicrobiia bacterium genome and harbors:
- a CDS encoding aspartate-semialdehyde dehydrogenase, yielding MSSKNVAVAGATGAVGRAMLSILTERSFPVGELRLLASARSAGQKIETAWGEVEVEDLALADPTGIDIALFSAGGGRSRQFAPTFATAGAVVIDNSSAFRMDEQVPLVVAGVNDHAASHHRGIIANPNCTTMTMLMGVAPLHRAAGLKRLVASSYQAVSGSGKTGIDELSRQTRQLQNDEAALNDGTWIDPGGEVYARPIAFNVLPLIGEADPHGYTDEELKLLNETRKILEAPSIQAESTCVRVPVMTGHGTSVALWFDRPVAPEEAVEIINAAPGVQVWLDKVPTPLDAAGIDDVLVGRIRPTLDGTGGLNLWTVGDNLRKGAALNAVQIAELLV